A single Melopsittacus undulatus isolate bMelUnd1 chromosome 11, bMelUnd1.mat.Z, whole genome shotgun sequence DNA region contains:
- the PRRC2B gene encoding protein PRRC2B isoform X5 translates to MSDRLGQITKGKDGKSKYSTLSLFDKYKGKSIEAIRTTVIPRHGLQSLGKVAAARRMPPPANLPSLKSENKGNDPNIIIVPKDGTGWANKQDQPDQKSSSVTAAQLQESLPQQGLQKSVSNLQKPTQSISQESTNSVPGGPKSWAQLNGKPAGQEGGSRASSRLLSFSPEEFPTLKAAGEQDKVGKEKGALDPSYGPGPSLRPQNVTSWREGGGRNITSATSLTASPAELGSKTPSTGDGAPSSVSASDPKEPSLRPAQPVRKGASQFMGNVYQPPTYHDMLPAFMCPQQPSETPASLDRGSFPVPQLRLEPRVPFRQYQMNDQDGKENRPSLSRPTRPVRQQMERAPRPTIINAENLKGLDELDNDADDGWAGIHEEVDYSEKLKFSEDEEEEEPLAKDRQQKWNGWDPRRQRQLSLSSADSADVKHTLEEGKNWSDSVGLSRSVRKGQESQQPLRKLNGWSSSSEYQKPTVGNVLRQQSLEDNKEEKVPLRQKFVHSEISEAVERARRRREEEERRAREERLAACAAKLKQLDQKCKLAQKSGETQKHPENEDLRPASTEKNAVQENGPAFRRATPEFHTQEASAGYVEEETPAPVAAAQSSSEEELREAPSPAQEFSKYQKSLPPRFQRQQQQQQQQEQLYKMQHWQQQQIYPPPSHSHPQRTFYPPHPQMLGFDPRWMMMPSYMDPRMAQSRTPVDFYPSALHPSGIMKPMIQQDSIGGSSCRSEDQNCQTGTTERKTAPLDPVPVWGQESYTSLQSKGYSLSHQKQADSITMEGLHARNDSYSAAPGRQESLSTQRDLFEDRGEEYLNAFDKKAQADFDSCLPSQRIGQDLLFQHQETAQETCPAGNRHADLRCSPLEPDFIQAEKKPEYNGWDINHHQKPAESTAEAAEEAPRDEQSFSADPWKKEGANTKQPTEETTEWAPENRTTSGQHQEQMGRTRRSGPIKKPVLKALKVEEKEKEMEKVKLEGEDTSRPLKEKAAVQKAENESDDSAALVNSTRYVLDDKGSSQATLAREAEKSQEEEEEEEEEEKPERTWENKLSRESGDLPPTKRNNWIFIDEEQAFGGRGQGRGRGRGFREFTFRGRGTVVGTRGVYNNQRSSRGRGLREFNQAEDFPRGKPRRRIASETHSEGSEYEELPKRRRQRGSENSNEGSVLDREDSDLKKGDFKESWRSNKIYSDDHNSLDPKMRAPRAFGRSLPPRLSNSGYGRRGFMGKEPTQWQGRSGGAGWQEYSHTSPSDTFGSRQQADRDYIQDSYKHVDSFSSRVFDESHLDDKRHFFQEDYSADQENIENRPFRRRRPPRQDKPPRFRRLRQERESVGQWNPEEGGPSLLPSQWPGRPKLSSAEKSSLSGRRSPELSYQNSSDHANEEWETASESSDFSERRERREGVSESEGQLEGGLCSGSLGEKRELAKRSFSSQRPLVDRQSRKAEPAGFAEQSVRTGVGAASRYESQQNGTLIKSKRSPEEGGGLGNTSGGSSHSIYSLDRASHANSECAEGPGKKPEKEPKSTAQRASEKGEALSQFELSYGSTIIDSRVSNTAEENEVGSMAGEGFIEVLTKKQRRLLEEERRKKEQAAQAPAKARVLQSRIPPRFAKKQNSLCLEQGDVAVSGNSLGTEIWESNSPALSVQSPGSDSWNKPVNTFNGTESGTTEGFKGSQGDSGIDLSAESRESSATSSQRSSPYGTLKPEEMNGAGLVDPKPDCQKEQVQKQSDKKDSDQGSGQNKEHKPGPIGNERSLKNRKGSEGTERLEGNIPPVNGVEIHVDSVLPVPPIEFGVNPKDSDFSLPPGSASGTAANPVTKLQDALASNAGLTQSIPILRRDHHLQRCIGLNPMSFPTADLTLKMESARKAWENSPSLPEQNSPGGAGSGIQPASSVGASNGVSYSSFGGVSMPPMPVASVAPSASIPGNHIPPLYLDGHVFASQPRLVPQTIPQQQSYQQAAAAQQIPISLHTSLQAQAQLGLRGGLPVSQSQEMYSSIQPFRSQVYMHPSLSQPSTMVLTGGTALKPPYSAFPGMQPLEVVKTQSGSPYQPMNGSQTLVYEGQINQAAGMGASQMMDSQLTQLTMPVPGSQLPLPRYGSGQQPLILPQSIQLPQGQNLPVGAPRRILPPGSQPSVLATSRESSQMEMKGFHFSDGKQSMSSGGSVPSPHTYRPSSASPSGKPSGPGVSMGSVQGHYVQQAKQRVDENKANLGAVKLQETASTNQMKPVRTGAIKPQAVKVEESKA, encoded by the exons ATGTCACCAGTTGGAGGGAGGGCGGTGGGAGGAACATAACCTCTGCCACATCTCTGACCGCCTCCCCTGCTGAGCTGGGCAGCAAGACCCCCAGCACCGGAGACGGAGCCCCCTCCTCAGTGAGTGCCAGCGACCCGAAGGAGCCGTCTCTCCGCCCAGCTCAGCCTGTCCGCAAAGGGGCTTCGCAGTTCATGGGGAATGTCTACCAGCCACCTACATACCATGACATGCTACCTGCTTTT ATGTGTCCGCAACAGCCGTCTGAGACCCCTGCATCACTGGACCGAGGGTCTTTCCCTGTTCCTCAGCTTCGGCTTGAGCCCCGGGTACCTTTCAGACAGTACCAGATGAATGACCAGGATGG AAAAGAGAACAGGCCCAGCCTGTCCCGCCCAACACGTCCGGTTCGGCAGCAAATGGAGAGAGCACCTCGGCCCACCATTATCAATGCAGAGAACCTAAAAGGGCTGGATGAACTAGACAATGATGCAGATGATGGATGGGCAG GCATTCATGAAGAAGTGGATTACTCCGAAAAACTGAAGTTTAGtgaagatgaggaagaggaagaaccTCTTGCTAAAGATAGACAACAGAAGTG GAATGGCTGGGATCCCAGAAGGCAGCGACAGTTGTCCCTGAGCTCTGCAGACAGTGCAGATGTCAAACACACcttggaggaaggaaagaattgGAGCGACTCGGTTGGCTTATCCCGGTCAGTCCGGAAAGGGCAGGAATCACAGCAGCCTCTGAGGAAGCTGAATGGCTGGAGCTCTTCATCTGAATACCAG aaacCCACAGTGGGAAATGTTCTCAGACAGCAGTCCCTCGAGgataataaagaagaaaaggtgcCGCTGAGACAAAAGTTTGTACACTCTGAGATCTCTGAGGCTGTTGAGAGAGCCAGGAGGcggcgggaggaggaggagcggCGAGCCAGGGAAGAGCGCCTGGCAGCCTGTGCTGCGAAGCTGAAGCAGCTTGATCAGAAGTGCAAACTGGCTCAGAAGAGTGGGGAGACCCAGAAACACCCAGAGAATGAAGATTTGAGACCAGCAAGCACGGAGAAAAATGCTGTGCAAGAGAACGGTCCTGCTTTCCgtagag CAACCCCTGAGTTTCACACGCAAGAGGCCTCTGCTGGCTATGTGGAAGAGGAGACGCCTGCTCCAGTTGCAGCAGCCCAAAGCAGCAGTGAGGAGGAGCTCAGAGAAGCTCCCTCTCCAGCACAGGAGTTCAGCAAATACCAGAAGTCTCTTCCCCCACGGttccagaggcagcagcagcagcaacagcagcag gagcagctgtaCAAGatgcagcactggcagcagcagcaaatctatcctcccccatcccattcccatccccagcGGACCTTCTATCCGCCGCACCCCCAGATGCTTGGCTTTGATCCTCGCTGGATGATGATGCCCTCTTACATGGACCCTCGCATGGCCCAGAGTCGCACCCCTGTGGATTTCTACCCTTCAGCCCTTCACCCTTCAG GAATTATGAAGCCCATGATTCAGCAGGACTCCATTGGTGGGAGCAGCTGTCGGTCTGAAGATCAGAACTGCCAGACAGggacaacagaaaggaaaactgctcCCTTGGACCCTGTGCCAGTGTGGGGCCAGGAGAGCTATACATCCCTGCAGAGTAAAGGGTACTCCCTGTCACATCAAAAACAGGCTGACAGCATCACCATGGAGGGGCTGCATGCCAG GAACGACAGTTactctgctgctcctggcaggCAGGAGAGTCTGAGCACCCAGCGAGATCTCTTTGAAGACAGAGGGGAGGAGTACTTGAATGCTTTTGACAAGAAGGCCCAAGCAGACTTTGACAGCTGTCTGCCTTCTCAGAGGATAGGCCAAGATCTGTTGTTTCAGCATCAGGAGACGGCGCAGGAAACCTGTCCTGCTGGGAACCGCCATGCAGACTTGAGGTGCTCACCCCTAGAGCCTGATTTCATCCAAGCAGAGAAGAAGCCTGAGTACAATGGCTGGGATATCAACCACCATCAGAAACCTGCAGAGAGtacagcagaagctgctgaagaagcGCCCAGGGATGAGCAGTCATTCAGTGCTGACccatggaagaaagaaggagcTAATACCAAACAGCCCACGGAGGAGACAACCGAGTGGGCTCCTGAGAACCGCACCACCAGTGGTCAGCACCAGGAGCAAATGGGGAGGACGCGGCGATCGGGCCCAATTAAAAAACCAGTGCTGAAAGCCCTCAaggtggaggagaaggagaaggagatggAGAAGGTTAAGCTTGAGGGAGAGGACACTTCACGCCCACTGAAGGAGAAGGCAGctgttcagaaagcagaaaacgAGTCAGATGATTCTGCAGCCTTAGTGAACTCCACACGTTACGTGCTGGATGACAAAGGTTCTTCCCAAGCCACCCTTGCCCGAGAGGCTGAGAAATCccaagaggaagaggaggaagaagaagaggaagagaagccaGAAAGAACCTGGGAGAACAAACTATCCAGAGAATCCGGCGATCTCCCTCCCACCAAAAGAAACAACTGGATCTTCATTGATGAGGAACAAGCCTTTGGTGGGAGAGGTCAAGGACGCGGACGAGGGAGAGGCTTCAGAGAGTTCACTTTCCGAGGCCGAGGCACTGTAGTGGGCACCCGGGGGGTCTATAACAACCAGCGGAGCAGCCGAGGGCGAGGGCTGCGGGAGTTCAACCAGGCAGAGGACTTCCCCAGGGGCAAGCCAAGGCGCCGCATTGCGAGCGAGACACACAGTGAAGGGTCAGAGTATGAGGAGCTCCCCAAGCGTCGCCGGCAAAGGGGctcagaaaacagcaatgaaggctctgtgctggaccGGGAGGacagtgatttaaaaaaggGAGACTTCAAAGAGTCATGGAGGTCCAACAAAATCTATTCAGATGATCACAATAGTCTGGATCCGAAGATGAGGGCACCGAGAGCTTTTGGGAGGTCACTGCCACCAAGGCTGAGCAACTCTGGCTATGGGAGAAGGGGGTTCATGGGTAAGGAGCCCACCCAGTGGCAAGGCAGGAGTGGGGGAGCAGGGTGGCAGGAGTACAGCCACACCTCTCCATCGGACACTtttgggagcaggcagcaggctgACAGGGACTACATTCAGGATTCTTACAAACACGTGGATTCCTTCTCCAGCCGGGTTTTTGATGAGAGTCATCTGGATGACAAAAGGCACTTTTTCCAGGAGGATTACTCAGCGGATCAGGAGAACATAGAGAACAGGCCATTCAGGAGGCGGCGTCCCCCCCGCCAGGACAAGCCCCCACGGTTCAGGCGCCTCAGGCAAGAGAGGGAATCAGTTGGCCAGTGGAACCCTGAGGAAGGAGGCCCCAGCCTGCTGCCCAGCCAGTGGCCTGGAAGACCCAAGCTGAGCAGTGCAGAGAAGAGCAGCCTTTCGGGCAGACGGTCTCCTGAGCTGTCCTACCAGAACTCATCAGACCACGCCAATGAGGAATGGGAGACAGCATCCGAAAGCAGTGACTTCAGCGAGcggagggagaggagagagggagtTTCAGAGAGTGAAGGCCAGCTGGAGGGAGGCCTCTGCAGTGGGAGCttgggagagaagagagagctgGCAAAGAGGAGCTTCTCGAGCCAAAGGCCACTTGTGGACAGGCAGAGCCGCAAGGCTGAGCCGGCAGGGTTTGCAGAGCAGTCTGTCAGGACTGGTGTGGGAGCAGCTTCCAGATATGAGAGTCAGCAGAACGGGACGctgataaaaagcaaaag GTCTCCAGAAGAAGGAGGGGGCCTTGGCAACACCAGTGGTGGGAGCAGCCACTCCATTTACAGCTTGGATAGAGCCTCCCATGCCAACTCGGAGTGTGCTGAGGGGCCAGGTAAAAAGCCAGAGAAGGAGCCCAAATCCACTGCGCAAAGAGCAAGTGAGAAGGGAGAGGCCTTGTCACAGTTTGAACTGAGTTATGGAA GTACCATCATCGACAGTCGGGTATCCAACACAGCAGAAGAGAATGAAGTAGGTTCTATGGCAGGTGAAGGCTTCATTGAGGTTCTTACTAAGAAGCAGCGTCGGTTGCTGGAAGAAGAGCGAAGGAAgaaggaacaggctgctcag GCACCAGCTAAGGCCCGTGTCCTTCAGTCTCGCATTCCTCCTCGGTTTGCCAAGAAGCAGAACAGCTTGTGCTTGGAGCAAGGTGATGTAGCAGTGTCTGGAAACAGCCTGGGCACAGAGATCTGGGAGAGCAACAGCCCAG CACTTTCTGTTCAGTCTCCTGGCAGTGATTCCTGGAATAAACCTGTAAATACCTTTAATGGTACTGAATCTGGCACCACTGAG GGTTTTAAAGGCAGCCAGGGGGATAGTGGCATTGACTTGAGCGCAGAGTCTCGGGAATCCTCCGCTACCTCCTCTCAGCGCAGTTCTCCATATGGCACCCTCAAACCAGAGGAGATGAATGGGGCTGGCCTGGTGGACCCAAAGCCTGACTGCCAGAAGGAGCAAGTGCAGAAGCAATCTGATAAAAAG GATTCAGATCAAGGCTCAGGACAGAACAAGGAACACAAGCCTGGACCAATCGGCAACGAGCGCtccctgaaaaacagaaagggtTCGGAGGGAACGGAACGGCTGGAAGGGAATATTCCCCCTGTTAATGGGGTAGAAATTCACGTGGATTCTGTACTTCCTGTGCCACCCATTGAATTTGGAGTAAATCCTAAA GATTCTGATTTCAGCTTGCCACCTGGTTCTGCCTCTGGCACTGCAGCTAACCCTGTCACCAAATTGCAGGATGCCTTGGCCAGTAAT gcagggtTAACGCAGTCCATTCCCATTCTGCGAAGAGATCATCACCTTCAGCGTTGCATTGGCCTCAACCCAATGTCCTTCCCCACTGCAGATCTCACTCTTAAG atGGAGTCTGCTCGTAAAGCTTGGGAAAACTCTCCTAGTTTACCAGAACAGAACTCCCCAGGAGGTGCAGGCTCAGGCATCCAGCCTGCTTCCAGTGTTGGAGCTTCCAACGGTGTCAGCTACAGCTCTTTTGGTGGAGTTTCCATGCCTCCTATGCCCGTGGCATCTGTAGCACCTTCTGCATCTATTCCAG GTAACCATATTCCACCCCTGTATCTGGATGGCCATGTGTTTGCAAGTCAGCCCCGCCTGGTCCCTCAGACGATACCTCAGCAGCAAAGCTACCAACAG gctgctgctgctcaacaGATTCCCATTTCCCTCCACACATCCTTACAGGCCCAGGCTCAGCTTGGGCTGAGGGGTGGTCTGCCGGTTTCCCAGTCCCAGGAGATGTACAGTTCCATTCAGCCCTTCAG gtcTCAGGTGTATATGCACCCCAGTCTGTCTCAACCCAGCACCATGGTCCTGACAGGAGGCACAGCTCTGAAGCCTCCGTATTCTGCCTTCCCAGGCATGCAGCCCTTAGAGGTGGTGAAAACCCAGTCTGGGTCCCCCTACCAGCCCATGAATGGAAGCCAGACACTGGTTTATGAAGGCCAGATAAACCAGGCGGCTGGCATGGGAGCCTCCCAGATGATGGACTCTCAGCTTACGCAG CTAACGATGCCTGTGCCTGGCTCTCAGCTTCCTCTGCCCCGCTATGGCTCTGGCCAGCAGCCCCTGATTCTACCACAGTCCATCCAGCTTCCTCAGGGGCAAAACCTGCCTGTAGGAGCTCCCCGAAGAATCCTCCCTCCTGGATCCCAGCCTTCTGTTCTTGCTACCAGCAGGGAG TCCTCccaaatggaaatgaaagggTTTCATTTCTCTGATGGTAAACAGAGTATGTCCTCTGGAGGGTCTGTACCATCACCACATACGTACAG GCCTAGCTCTGCCAGCCCAAGTGGGAAGCCATCTGGACCAGGAGTTAGTATGGGCTCTGTGCAAGGACACTATGTACAGCAG GCAAAGCAGCGGGTGGATGAGAATAAAGCCAACTTGGGAGCAGTAAAGCTGCAAGAAACAGCCTCCACAAACCAGATGAAACCAGTGCGCACAGGAGCGATCAAACCTCAGGCAGTCAAAGTGGAGGAAAGCAAGGCCTAG